A window of the Actinomycetota bacterium genome harbors these coding sequences:
- a CDS encoding metal ABC transporter permease translates to MDVFGLEFMQRALLAALVVGIAAPSIGVFLVQRRLALMGDGIGHVAFMGVAAGLFLGTSPVITGIVAASLAGAGIEVLREKGRTASDVALALIFYGGIAGGALLAFKSGQSNKVLGYLFGSVLTVNNDDLMILSVSGVVVLVTVLLWRKELFAVCYDEDVARVSGLSVRKLNFLMALAAAVTVGVTMRVVGILLVSAMLVLPVAIVQQLSTSFRTTLFGSMVLGGILGVAGVLLAFRLDTSPGATIVLLAIGVFFLAAMLAQFMGRRRTATA, encoded by the coding sequence GTGGACGTGTTCGGTCTTGAGTTCATGCAGCGGGCGCTGCTGGCGGCGCTGGTGGTCGGGATAGCGGCTCCGTCGATCGGCGTGTTCCTGGTCCAGAGGCGCCTGGCTTTGATGGGGGACGGAATCGGGCATGTCGCGTTCATGGGGGTAGCCGCGGGGCTGTTCCTGGGGACCTCGCCGGTGATCACGGGCATCGTTGCCGCCTCGCTGGCGGGCGCCGGCATCGAGGTCCTTCGGGAGAAGGGCCGGACCGCCAGTGACGTAGCGCTGGCGTTGATCTTCTACGGAGGTATCGCCGGCGGCGCCCTCCTGGCGTTCAAGTCCGGGCAGTCGAACAAGGTGCTGGGTTACCTGTTCGGGTCGGTGCTGACCGTGAACAACGACGACCTGATGATCTTGTCCGTCTCGGGGGTTGTGGTGCTGGTCACCGTCCTGCTCTGGCGAAAGGAGCTGTTCGCAGTCTGCTACGACGAGGACGTCGCCCGGGTGTCCGGGCTCTCGGTCCGCAAGCTGAACTTCCTGATGGCGCTGGCCGCCGCGGTGACGGTCGGGGTCACCATGCGGGTGGTCGGGATTCTCCTCGTCTCTGCGATGCTCGTCCTGCCGGTGGCAATCGTGCAGCAGCTGTCGACGAGCTTTCGCACGACCCTGTTCGGGAGCATGGTTCTCGGAGGAATCCTGGGGGTAGCGGGGGTGCTTCTTGCGTTCCGGCTGGACACCTCGCCGGGAGCGACGATAGTGCTTCTGGCGATCGGGGTCTTTTTTCTGGCTGCGATGCTGGCCCAGTTCATGGGGCGGAGAAGAACCGCTACCGCTTAA
- a CDS encoding metal ABC transporter ATP-binding protein: MSAPAIAELRDVNVALGQQEVLKGISLTFSEGEFVALLGSNGSGKTTLVRALLGLLNLTSGEVRLFGTPLNRFREWRRIGYVPQRFGATSGVPATVEEVVLTGRISVARRMRGFSSSDKEAALRSLDSMGLADVRKRRVSHLSGGQQQRVLIARALVNEPDFLLLDEPVSSVDLENQELFARTLERLSESKASVLLVAHSLGAMEPLVHRTVVLDQGVVAYDGPPSPEHQDEHAHHPQAAVHSGGLPKER; this comes from the coding sequence GTGAGCGCCCCCGCAATAGCCGAGCTCAGGGACGTCAACGTTGCGCTGGGCCAGCAGGAGGTGCTCAAGGGGATCAGCCTGACCTTCTCCGAAGGGGAGTTCGTAGCCCTGCTCGGATCGAACGGTTCGGGGAAGACCACGCTGGTTCGGGCTCTCCTGGGGTTGTTGAACCTCACTTCGGGCGAGGTTCGCCTCTTCGGAACCCCTTTGAACCGCTTCAGGGAGTGGAGACGGATCGGGTACGTGCCGCAGCGATTCGGCGCTACGTCCGGGGTGCCGGCGACGGTTGAGGAGGTCGTGCTCACCGGCCGGATCTCGGTTGCCCGCCGGATGCGGGGATTTTCCTCCTCGGACAAGGAGGCGGCCCTCAGGTCCCTGGACTCCATGGGTCTGGCCGACGTGCGCAAACGACGGGTGTCCCACCTGTCGGGCGGGCAGCAGCAGCGGGTCCTGATCGCCCGGGCGCTGGTCAACGAGCCGGACTTCCTTCTGCTGGACGAGCCGGTGTCCAGCGTCGACCTCGAGAACCAGGAGTTGTTCGCCCGGACCCTGGAGCGGCTGTCCGAGTCGAAGGCCTCAGTGCTGCTCGTAGCCCACTCGCTGGGGGCGATGGAGCCGCTGGTCCACCGGACGGTCGTCCTCGACCAGGGCGTGGTCGCCTACGACGGCCCGCCGAGTCCCGAGCACCAGGACGAACACGCCCACCACCCGCAGGCGGCCGTCCACTCGGGCGGACTCCCCAAGGAGCGCTGA
- a CDS encoding metal ABC transporter substrate-binding protein, whose amino-acid sequence MKRPITLVLLTLLMGLAAACGGGDEEADDSRRSVVTAFYPLTYIASAVAGDEADVSSVTPAGVEPHDIELTAAQVRRVSEADLLVYIGQGFQPALDKLVPEVANTLDVLTVRPPGSRAKDPHIWLDPILMAGITDTVADALSKVDAANAKTYRKNADALILEINDLDDDFSNGLSRCDRRKIVTTHEAFGHMADRFNLEQVGIAGIDPEQEPSARRLDEVAKIVEAEDITTIFFEALLPEDLAETVAEETGAETAVLDPLESPPKTGDYVSAMRANLAALRTAMGCR is encoded by the coding sequence ATGAAACGCCCGATCACGCTCGTTCTTTTGACCCTCCTAATGGGCCTCGCAGCGGCATGCGGAGGCGGCGACGAGGAGGCGGACGACTCCCGGCGATCCGTGGTCACCGCCTTCTACCCCCTGACCTACATCGCCTCCGCGGTGGCCGGGGACGAGGCGGATGTCAGCAGCGTCACCCCCGCCGGCGTCGAGCCCCACGACATAGAGTTGACCGCCGCCCAGGTCCGAAGGGTCAGCGAGGCGGACCTGCTGGTCTATATCGGCCAGGGCTTTCAGCCGGCTCTGGACAAGCTGGTGCCCGAGGTGGCGAATACCCTCGACGTCCTGACCGTGCGGCCTCCCGGAAGCCGGGCGAAGGACCCGCACATCTGGCTCGACCCGATTCTCATGGCGGGCATTACCGACACCGTCGCCGACGCCCTGTCCAAGGTCGATGCCGCCAATGCAAAGACCTACCGCAAGAACGCCGATGCGCTGATCCTTGAGATCAACGACCTGGACGACGACTTTTCAAACGGACTGTCCCGATGCGACCGCCGGAAGATCGTCACCACCCACGAGGCGTTCGGGCACATGGCCGACCGGTTCAACCTGGAGCAGGTCGGCATCGCGGGTATCGACCCCGAGCAGGAGCCGTCGGCCCGGCGCCTGGATGAGGTGGCGAAGATAGTCGAGGCCGAGGACATCACCACCATCTTCTTCGAGGCCCTGCTGCCCGAGGACCTGGCCGAAACCGTTGCCGAGGAGACCGGCGCCGAAACCGCCGTGCTGGACCCTCTCGAAAGCCCCCCGAAAACCGGTGACTACGTCTCTGCCATGCGCGCCAACCTTGCCGCACTCCGGACGGCGATGGGCTGCCGGTGA
- a CDS encoding diguanylate cyclase yields MAEDPDDLTDDVRGTPSVAEARDLKASRRDLAAGKRDDSAGQRDEAADRRDRAGDLRDVVADERDIEADQRDEIAERRDRAASRSEITAGKRPPDAATVRKEAANDRQHASSDRKAGASERNSAVADRSTASADRGSGASERTSAIRDRNIAEADRGASKRERADASLDHLTGVFLRGTGFLQLDREIARAKREDKTLVLGFIDVDRLKATNDEHGHAAGDRMLVEVARILVENLRSYDLIIRYGGDEFVCAISGLTMDEAAKRLSLVNTGLAEGLVHGSVTMGLAEMRADDTAEDLLERADKALYLERQKVRSNGRA; encoded by the coding sequence GTGGCGGAAGACCCTGACGATCTGACCGACGACGTTCGAGGCACCCCCTCGGTAGCGGAAGCACGGGACCTCAAGGCGAGCCGCCGGGACCTGGCCGCCGGCAAACGCGACGACTCCGCCGGCCAACGGGATGAGGCAGCCGACCGGCGGGACCGCGCGGGCGACCTTCGTGACGTGGTGGCGGACGAGCGTGACATCGAGGCCGACCAGAGGGATGAGATCGCCGAACGCCGGGACCGTGCGGCGTCAAGATCCGAGATCACGGCGGGCAAACGCCCTCCCGATGCAGCCACTGTCAGGAAGGAAGCGGCGAACGACAGGCAGCACGCCTCCTCGGACCGCAAAGCCGGGGCCAGCGAGCGGAACTCGGCGGTAGCGGATCGCAGCACGGCTTCGGCCGATCGTGGATCGGGAGCTTCGGAGCGAACCTCAGCAATCCGGGACCGCAACATCGCTGAGGCGGACCGGGGAGCCTCCAAGCGGGAGCGGGCCGACGCATCGCTCGATCACCTCACCGGCGTGTTCCTGCGGGGGACGGGGTTCCTGCAACTCGATCGGGAGATTGCCCGGGCCAAGCGGGAGGACAAAACACTGGTTCTGGGATTCATCGACGTCGACCGGCTGAAGGCGACCAACGACGAGCACGGCCACGCCGCCGGCGACCGGATGCTGGTAGAGGTCGCACGGATCCTCGTGGAGAATCTGCGCTCCTACGACCTGATCATCCGCTACGGGGGCGACGAGTTTGTCTGCGCCATCTCCGGCCTGACGATGGACGAGGCGGCAAAACGTCTGTCTTTGGTTAACACCGGCCTGGCTGAGGGCCTGGTACACGGGTCGGTGACGATGGGCCTGGCGGAGATGCGGGCGGACGACACGGCCGAGGACCTCCTGGAGCGGGCGGACAAAGCCCTTTATCTGGAACGCCAGAAAGTCCGGAGCAACGGGCGGGCCTGA
- the leuS gene encoding leucine--tRNA ligase: protein MAERYDPQSFEPRWASEWEAGAVYAVPDDPGAKPKRFVMEMFPYPSGDLHMGHVENYTIADAMARYWRMSGYEVMHPMGYDAFGLPAENAAIKRGTHPQEWTLANIAKMRSSFIRLGYSYDWGREVISCLPDYYKWNQWIFLEMFKRGLAYRKTSPVNWCPVDKTVLAKEQISTGVCWRCGSVPEIRDLTQWFLKITDYSDRLLDDMDQLDWAESLLTMQRNWIGRSQGAEVVFKLKVDGSGAEVDFPVFTTRPDTLWGATFFVLAAEHPAAADMVKGTDMEGRFTEFVNEVRRQTEIERLGASKTKSGMRLPAVAINPVNGEEIPVYAADYVLMGYGTGAIMAVPAHDQRDFEFAREHGIEVRVVVQPDGVEELDGDTMTEPAPGTGVLVNSGQFTGTRVNPQTQEGIVSVIAWLDSKGKGKRQINYRQRDWLVSRQRYWGTPIPIIHCPACGEVPVPEEDLPVVLPPQADYTPTDDAVSPLANNSDFVNVTCPKCGGAARRETDTLDTFFDSSWYFLRYCDPKNPDAIFEPAKVANWGPVDNYFGGVEHAVMHLIYARFFTKFFKDIGMLDFDEPFLRLFNQGHVSWDGKEMSKSTGHVIEAAAVTDKFGADSARTFILFSSPPAADYDFPADGFGEIGRVAHNWLSRVWRILEEPSGEPVPDALNRQVHRAVKAITADMEEFGLNTAIAKMMELMNAFSKAGGPVPREAAETFLKLLSPIAPFLTEELWHRYGNQGSIHREAWPTYDERLAAVEKVTMVIQVNGKVRDKVEVAPDITKVEMQELAMESPRVREFLNGSDPLKVIAVPPKLVNVVVRN from the coding sequence ATGGCAGAGCGCTACGATCCGCAGTCGTTTGAACCCCGCTGGGCCTCCGAATGGGAGGCCGGCGCGGTTTACGCCGTCCCCGACGACCCGGGGGCCAAGCCGAAGCGGTTCGTGATGGAGATGTTCCCGTACCCATCGGGTGACCTGCACATGGGGCACGTCGAGAACTACACCATCGCCGACGCCATGGCCCGCTACTGGCGGATGAGCGGCTACGAGGTCATGCACCCGATGGGCTACGACGCCTTCGGCCTGCCGGCGGAGAACGCCGCCATAAAGAGGGGAACGCACCCGCAGGAGTGGACCCTGGCCAACATCGCCAAGATGCGTTCGTCGTTCATCCGCCTCGGCTACTCCTACGACTGGGGCCGTGAGGTCATCAGCTGCCTGCCCGACTACTACAAGTGGAACCAGTGGATCTTTCTGGAGATGTTCAAGCGGGGGCTGGCGTATCGCAAGACCTCGCCGGTCAACTGGTGCCCGGTGGACAAGACGGTCCTGGCCAAAGAGCAGATCTCCACCGGCGTCTGCTGGCGCTGCGGTTCGGTCCCCGAGATCCGCGACCTGACCCAGTGGTTCCTCAAGATCACCGACTACTCCGACCGTTTGTTGGACGACATGGACCAGCTGGACTGGGCCGAGTCTCTGTTGACCATGCAGCGCAACTGGATCGGCCGCAGCCAGGGGGCCGAGGTCGTCTTCAAGCTGAAGGTCGACGGGTCCGGCGCCGAGGTCGACTTCCCCGTGTTTACCACCCGCCCCGACACCCTGTGGGGGGCAACCTTCTTCGTCCTGGCCGCCGAGCACCCGGCCGCCGCCGACATGGTCAAGGGCACGGACATGGAGGGGCGGTTCACCGAGTTCGTGAACGAGGTCCGCCGCCAGACCGAGATCGAGCGGCTGGGGGCCAGCAAGACCAAGAGCGGGATGCGTCTGCCCGCGGTCGCAATCAACCCCGTCAACGGCGAGGAGATCCCGGTCTACGCCGCCGACTACGTCCTGATGGGTTACGGGACCGGCGCCATCATGGCCGTCCCTGCACACGACCAGCGCGACTTCGAATTCGCCCGCGAGCACGGCATAGAGGTTCGGGTGGTGGTTCAGCCCGACGGCGTGGAGGAGCTGGACGGCGACACGATGACCGAGCCGGCGCCCGGCACCGGCGTCCTGGTCAACTCCGGGCAGTTCACCGGCACCCGGGTCAACCCCCAGACGCAGGAAGGCATCGTCAGTGTCATCGCCTGGCTGGACTCGAAGGGCAAGGGAAAGCGGCAAATCAACTACCGACAGCGCGACTGGCTGGTCTCCCGCCAGCGCTACTGGGGCACACCGATTCCGATCATCCACTGCCCGGCGTGCGGCGAGGTGCCGGTTCCGGAGGAGGACCTGCCGGTCGTGCTGCCGCCGCAGGCCGACTATACGCCCACCGACGACGCGGTCAGCCCGCTCGCCAACAACTCTGACTTCGTCAACGTCACCTGTCCGAAGTGCGGGGGAGCGGCCCGCCGGGAGACGGACACGCTGGACACCTTCTTCGACTCGTCCTGGTACTTCCTCAGGTACTGCGACCCGAAGAACCCGGATGCCATCTTCGAGCCGGCCAAGGTTGCCAACTGGGGACCGGTCGACAACTACTTCGGCGGGGTCGAGCACGCGGTCATGCACCTCATCTACGCCCGCTTCTTCACGAAGTTCTTCAAGGACATCGGGATGCTCGACTTCGACGAACCGTTCCTGCGCCTGTTCAACCAGGGCCACGTCAGCTGGGACGGCAAGGAGATGAGCAAGTCGACCGGCCACGTGATCGAGGCCGCAGCGGTCACCGACAAGTTCGGCGCCGACTCCGCCCGCACCTTCATACTGTTCTCCAGCCCGCCGGCGGCCGACTACGACTTCCCGGCCGACGGGTTCGGCGAGATCGGCCGGGTGGCGCACAACTGGCTGTCCCGGGTGTGGCGGATCCTCGAGGAGCCGTCCGGCGAACCCGTCCCCGACGCCCTCAACCGCCAGGTCCACCGGGCCGTAAAAGCCATTACGGCCGACATGGAGGAGTTCGGCCTGAACACCGCGATCGCCAAGATGATGGAGTTGATGAACGCCTTCTCCAAGGCCGGCGGGCCGGTGCCCCGGGAGGCGGCGGAGACCTTCCTGAAGCTGCTGTCACCCATCGCCCCGTTCTTGACCGAGGAGCTGTGGCACCGTTACGGCAACCAGGGCTCAATCCACCGGGAGGCGTGGCCGACCTACGACGAGCGGCTGGCAGCCGTCGAGAAGGTGACGATGGTCATCCAGGTCAACGGCAAAGTCCGGGACAAGGTTGAGGTTGCCCCGGACATCACCAAGGTCGAGATGCAGGAGCTGGCCATGGAAAGCCCCCGGGTCAGGGAGTTCCTCAACGGCTCCGACCCGCTGAAGGTCATCGCAGTCCCCCCGAAGCTCGTGAACGTCGTCGTAAGGAACTGA